One part of the Sphingobacterium sp. LZ7M1 genome encodes these proteins:
- a CDS encoding ankyrin repeat domain-containing protein: MKIGSEIESAVRRGDTVYLEKNLIDSQVNDVNEQSQNLLMIATYQNDYPTAAFLVKRGADPNQQDELLNSPFLYAAASGYLDLVKLYLAYGARFDVFNRFNGTALIPAAEKGYVDVVRLLCHTKNFPINHINKLGWTALLEAVILGDGSKDYVDIVNILLKGGADKSIADKDGVSALEHAEQKGFSDIVEILQMY, encoded by the coding sequence TAGGATCAGAGATTGAAAGTGCAGTAAGGCGGGGAGATACTGTCTACCTTGAAAAGAACCTCATTGATAGTCAAGTTAATGACGTTAATGAACAGTCGCAAAACCTATTAATGATTGCGACCTATCAGAATGATTATCCAACGGCAGCTTTTTTGGTTAAGCGGGGAGCGGATCCCAACCAACAAGATGAGCTGTTGAACAGTCCCTTTCTATATGCTGCAGCATCAGGATATTTAGATTTAGTAAAATTGTACCTTGCCTATGGGGCGCGTTTTGATGTTTTTAACCGATTTAACGGTACGGCATTGATTCCAGCTGCTGAAAAGGGATATGTTGATGTAGTTCGGTTATTATGTCACACGAAGAACTTTCCAATAAACCATATTAACAAATTAGGTTGGACTGCATTGTTAGAGGCTGTTATTCTTGGGGATGGCAGCAAGGATTATGTGGATATTGTAAATATACTTTTGAAGGGCGGAGCCGATAAGTCTATCGCTGATAAAGATGGGGTATCTGCTTTGGAACATGCTGAACAGAAAGGCTTCTCTGATATCGTCGAAATATTACAGATGTATTAA